TGCCAGAATGTTCATGAAAAATACGTCGGAGTAAAAATGAATACGATCGATGTTCTTCTTTACTTGCCTAACTACTGATCTTATAGTAAAATATATAAAGAATAAATCAATTTTATCTTATAGTAAAATATATAAATAGTTGTATTATGTCTACTCTAAAGTAACATGACGATAAATGAAATACTACCAAAAAATGGCACCCATGAAAAAAAAGTATTCATATACAATATGGCATGTCAAAGAAGATCTATCGACGCCAAAACCATCTCACAATATTTTAGGGAAAATAACTACGAAATCGTTGACGATCCCAAAGACGCAAATTACATAATTTTCTTCACATGCGCATTTGTAAATGACATTGCAGATAGATGTATTGATACAATAACCAAACTCCAAAAATATGATGCAGAATTAATAATAGCAGGTTGTTTACCAGATATAGACCAAGAAAAATTAAAAAAAGTATTTGATGGAAAAATCATACCCACAAAAAACCTAAACGTAATAGATGAAATTTTCACAGATAACGATACGAAACTCTCGAAAATATACGAACAACACAGAATATGGCAAAATTTCAACCCATTTGGAGTATCATTACAACCAGCAAAAATATTTAAAAGAATAATCCAAAAATCTAAATTAATCAGAAAGGTATACAACTATATAAAAGAAAATATAATAAGAAAATACCTCAGTGAAAATCTACTTTTCTCCCAGTTAGTGATAGCACATGAGAATTCTTATATCATTATGATAAGCAGGGGATGCATACATAACTGCTCATACTGCGCTATAAAAAGAGCGGTAGGGCCTCTTAAGAGCAAATCTATAGATCAATGCGTCAGGGAGTTCAAAGAAGGACTAAATCAGGGATACACTGAATTTGTTTTAACCGCAGATGATGTAGGTATATATGGACTTGATATAAAAACAAACTTTTCTGAGCTTCTAGATGCACTAACAAATATAGAAGGAAACTACTCAATAACAATGGCAAATACACATCCACGCTGGATCATAAAATACATTGATAATCTTGAGAGAATATTCTCGAGAAAAAAAATAAAAAGCATACTTATCTCAGTTCAATCAGGTAGTCCTAGAATACTCAAACTAATGAAACGTAATGTTCAGATCGATGCTTTGGTAGATGCTGTTGCAAGATTGAAAAAAGCCTGCCCTGAATTAGAAATCGTCTCACATTTTATTGTTGGTTTTCCCAGTGAAACAGAAGAGGATTTCCAAAAAACATTAGATGTCGTCAAAAAAATACAATTTAATCGCGCATTAGTCTTTAAGTATTCTGATGTTAACGGTACAGAGGCTACAAAAATTGAACCAAAGATTCCTAAATCAGTAATAAATAGGAGACGAAGGAAGCTTTTAAAACTTATAAAACAAAAACAGATTTAAAGTAAATAGAATTTTAATTTAAATATAATTAGGTTATAAATGGACTTTGCACTGGTGATGAAAAG
The DNA window shown above is from Candidatus Thermoplasmatota archaeon and carries:
- a CDS encoding radical SAM protein; this encodes MTINEILPKNGTHEKKVFIYNMACQRRSIDAKTISQYFRENNYEIVDDPKDANYIIFFTCAFVNDIADRCIDTITKLQKYDAELIIAGCLPDIDQEKLKKVFDGKIIPTKNLNVIDEIFTDNDTKLSKIYEQHRIWQNFNPFGVSLQPAKIFKRIIQKSKLIRKVYNYIKENIIRKYLSENLLFSQLVIAHENSYIIMISRGCIHNCSYCAIKRAVGPLKSKSIDQCVREFKEGLNQGYTEFVLTADDVGIYGLDIKTNFSELLDALTNIEGNYSITMANTHPRWIIKYIDNLERIFSRKKIKSILISVQSGSPRILKLMKRNVQIDALVDAVARLKKACPELEIVSHFIVGFPSETEEDFQKTLDVVKKIQFNRALVFKYSDVNGTEATKIEPKIPKSVINRRRRKLLKLIKQKQI